One stretch of Zonotrichia leucophrys gambelii isolate GWCS_2022_RI chromosome 13, RI_Zleu_2.0, whole genome shotgun sequence DNA includes these proteins:
- the LOC135453662 gene encoding serine protease inhibitor Kazal-type 6-like, producing the protein MRATGALVLLSLLLLSFFLVPDVAGQEIEEICREFLNRSVYCTRESNPHCGTDGVTYGNKCAFCKAVLRSGGKIRLKHLGKC; encoded by the exons atgAGGGCTACAGGTGCCTTGGTGCttctcagcctgctgctgctctctttcTTCTTGG tTCCAGATGTAGCAGGTCAGGAGATTGAAGAG ATCTGTAGAGAGTTCCTGAACAGAAGCGTGTACTGCACGAGGGAGTCCAACCCTCACTGCGGCACGGACGGCGTCACCTATGGGAACAAGTGTGCCTTCTGCAAGGCAGTGCT gAGAAGTGGAGGGAAAATAAGATTGAAGCACCTGGGGAAATGCTGA
- the UBLCP1 gene encoding ubiquitin-like domain-containing CTD phosphatase 1, whose product MSLSLIIKWGGQEYTITSLSEEDTVLDLKQSLKGLTGVLPERQKLLGLKMKGKPADDDVKLGALKLKPNTKIMMMGTREESLEDVLGPPPDNDDVVNDFDIEEEVVEVENREENLLKISRRVKEYKVEILNPPREGKKLLVLDVDYTLFDHRSCAETGVELMRPYLHEFLTSAYEDYDIVIWSATNMKWIEAKMKELGVSTNANYKITFMLDSAAMITVHTPRRGLIDVKPLGVIWGKFSEYYSKKNTIMFDDIGRNFLMNPQNGLKIRPFMKAHLNRDKDKELLKLTQYLKEIAKLDDFLELNHKHWERYLSKKQGQ is encoded by the exons atgtctctctctctcataATAAAATGGGGTGGACAGGAGTACACAATAACCTCTCTGTCAGAAGAAGACACAGTGTTGGATCTGAAACAGTCCCTGAAGGGCCTCACTGGAGTGTTACCAGAACGTCAGAAACTGCTGGGGCTTAAAATGAAGG GCAAACCTGCAGATGATGATGTTAAGCTTGGAGCCCTCAAGTTGAAACCAAATACTAAGATAATGATGATGGGCACTCGTGAAGAGAGTTTG GAAGATGTCCTTGGGCCACCTCCAGATAACGATGATGTGGTCAATGACTTTGATATTGAAGAGGAAGTTGTGGAAGTAGAAAATAG GGAAGAAAATCTACTAAAAATTTCCCGTAGAGTTAAAGAATACAAAGTGGAAATTCTGAATCCTcctagagaaggaaaaaagctgctGGTGCTAGATGTTGATTATACACTATTTG ACCACAGGTCATGTGCTGAAACTGGGGTAGAGCTGATGAGGCCATACCTTCATGAATTCCTGACTTCTGCATATGAGGACTATGATATTGTAATTTGGT CTGCTACTAATATGAAGTGGATTGAAGCCAAAATGAAA GAGCTTGGGGTGAGTACCAATGCAAACTACAAGATCACTTTCATGCTGGACAGTGCTGCCATGATAACAGTGCACACTCCTCGGAGAGGACTAATAGAT GTGAAGCCTCTTGGTGTTATCTGGGGAAAGTTTTCAGAAtattacagcaaaaaaaatactattatGTTTGATGATATTGGCCGAAACTTCCTGATGAACCCACAGAATGGACTCAAG ATAAGGCCTTTTATGAAAGCACATTTAAATCGGGATAAAGACAAGGAGCTTCTAAAGCTCACCCAATACCTCAAAGAAATAGCAAAACTAGATGACTTTTTGGAGCTGAATCACAAACATTGGGAAAG gtATCTTTCAAAGAAGCAAGGACAGTAA